The following coding sequences are from one Triticum dicoccoides isolate Atlit2015 ecotype Zavitan chromosome 4A, WEW_v2.0, whole genome shotgun sequence window:
- the LOC119283936 gene encoding uncharacterized protein LOC119283936 produces MAGAVNGVEAAQAQGGGAAAGEAAIRHRTVEANGIAMHVAESGPEDGRAVLFLHGFPELWYSWRHQMAHLAARGYRCVAPDLRGYGGTEAPADVASYTAFHVVGDAVALLDALGIGKVFVVGHDWGAIIAWYLCLFRPDRVTALVNTSVAFMRHVFIRAGAAAVKTTDYFNQAYGPTYYICRFQEPGVAEKEFAPAHARHLMTRILSDRFSERAAGKEPKDGGDDDAEALPPWLTEADIDYFAAAFEKTGFTGAINYYRNMDRNWELAAPWADAKVAVPTKFIVGDGDLTYHYAGIQDYLHKGGLKADVPLLEELVVVPGAGHFIQQERAQEVSDHIQDFIAKEALALAEDLVVHTMRIALDCLRVINDLKNPGYLATPKSHFPTRHNLTRAQLSIPKRHCTTQPSIRSDRVQPVRPTMAAAAAAPEIRHRQVEANGITMHVAEAGPASAAAPAVLFVHGFPELWYSWRHQMGHLAARGYRCVAPDLRGYGGTSAPPDPASYTAFHVVGDLVALLDALRLRQVFVVGHDWGAIVSWNLCLLRPDRVRALVNLSVAFMPRHPSAKPLDYFRRAYGDDYYVCKFQEPGYEAQFASLDLKRFFKMAITVQTTGSSAMSLQKMQSSNKQITLPSWLSEEDVSYLASVYAKTGFAGGLNYYRCLDLNWELMAPWTGAKVQVPTKFIVGDGDLAYHHPGVKGYIHKGGLKRDVPMLDEVVVIKDAGHFIQQERAQEISEHIYEYIKKFSTDPTHKLSKL; encoded by the exons atggcgggagcGGTGAACGGCGTGGAGGCAGCGCAAGctcagggcggcggcgcggcggcgggggaggcggcgatcaGGCACCGGACGGTGGAGGCGAACGGCATCGCGATGCACGTGGCGGAGTCCGGGCCGGAGGACGGGCGGGCGGTGCTGTTCCTGCACGGCTTCCCGGAGCTGTGGTACTCGTGGCGGCACCAGATGGCGCACCTCGCCGCGCGGGGCTACCGGTGCGTGGCGCCCGACCTGCGCGGCTACGGCGGCACGGAGGCGCCGGCCGACGTCGCGTCCTACACCGCCTTCCACGTCGTCGGCGACGCCGTCGCGCTGCTCGACGCCCTCGGCATCGGCAAG GTGTTCGTGGTGGGGCACGACTGGGGCGCCATCATCGCCTGGTACCTCTGCCTCTTCCGCCCGGACCGGGTGACGGCGCTCGTCAACACCAGCGTCGCCTTCATGCGCCACGTCTTCAtccgcgccggcgccgccgccgtcaaGACCACCGACTACTTCAACCAAGCCTACGGCCCGACCTACTACATCTGCCGCTTCCAG GAGCCGGGGGTGGCGGAGAAGGAGTTCGCGCCGGCGCACGCGAGGCACCTGATGACGCGGATCCTGAGCGACCGCTTCAGCGAGCGCGCGGCGGGCAAGGAGCCCAaggacggcggcgacgacgacgccgAGGCGCTCCCGCCGTGGCTCACGGAGGCGGACATCGACTACTTCGCCGCGGCGTTCGAGAAGACGGGCTTCACGGGCGCCATCAACTACTACCGCAACATGGACCGGAACTGGGAGCTGGCGGCGCCGTGGGCGGACGCCAAGGTGGCGGTGCCGACCAAGTTCATCGTGGGGGACGGCGACCTGACGTACCACTACGCCGGGATACAGGACTACCTGCACAAGGGCGGGCTCAAGGCGGACGTGCCGCTGCTGGAGGAGCTGGTCGTCGTCCCCGGCGCCGGCCACTTCATCCAGCAGGAGCGGGCGCAGGAGGTCAGCGACCACATCCAGGATTTCATCGCCAA GGAGGCCCTCGCACTAGCTGAGGACTTGGTCGTTCATACAATGCGAATTGCATTAGACTGTCTAAGAGTCATAAACGACCTTAAGAACCCGGGCTATCTGG CAACGCCCAAGTCCCATTTCCCCACTCGGCACAATCTCACCCGAGCTCAGCTCAGCATCCCAAAGCGGCACTGCACGACACAACCGTCGATTCGAAGCGACAGAGTCCAGCCGGTTCGTccgaccatggcggcggcggcggcggcgccggagatCAGGCACCGGCAGGTGGAGGCGAACGGCATCACGATGCACGTCGCGGAGGCCGGCCCGGCCTCCGCCGCGGCGCCCGCGGTGCTCTTCGTGCACGGCTTCCCGGAGCTCTGGTACTCGTGGCGCCACCAGATGGGGCACCTGGCGGCCCGGGGCTACCGCTGCGTCGCCCCCGACCTCCGCGGCTACGGGGGAACCTCCGCGCCGCCCGACCCCGCCTCCTACACCGCCTTCCACGTCGTCGGGGACCTCGTCGCGCTCCTCGACGCCCTCCGTCTCCGCCAG GTGTTCGTGGTGGGGCACGACTGGGGCGCCATCGTGTCGTGGAACCTCTGCCTGCTGCGGCCGGACCGGGTGCGCGCGCTCGTCAACCTCAGCGTCGCCTTCATGCCCCGCCACCCCTCCGCAAAGCCCCTCGACTACTTCCGCCGCGCCTACGGGGACGACTACTACGTCTGCAAATTCCAG GAACCTGGATATGAGGCACAATTCGCTAGTCTTGACTTGAAGAGGTTCTTCAAAATGGCGATAACTGTTCAAACCACAGGTTCTTCTGCTATGTCCCTCCAAAAAATGCAGTCAAGCAACAAGCAAATAACACTGCCTTCTTGGCTCTCCGAGGAGGATGTCAGTTACCTAGCAAGTGTATATGCAAAAACTGGCTTTGCTGGTGGCCTTAATTACTACCGCTGTCTAGACCT GAACTGGGAGCTGATGGCGCCATGGACCGGAGCGAAAGTGCAAGTGCCGACCAAGTTCATCGTCGGGGACGGTGACCTGGCATACCATCACCCAGGAGTCAAAGGCTACATACACAAGGGTGGGCTCAAGAGAGACGTGCCCATGCTCGACGAGGTGGTGGTGATCAAAGATGCCGGACACTTCATCCAGCAGGAGAGAGCACAGGAGATCAGCGAACACATCTATGAATACATCAAGAAGTTCAGCACAGACCCCACACATAAATTATCAAAATTGTGA
- the LOC119287604 gene encoding probable acylpyruvase FAHD2, mitochondrial, with amino-acid sequence MAAAAQRLLAASTKIVGVGRNYVAHAKELGNPVPKEPVLFLKPTSSFLHAGVATTAVEVPEPLESLHHEVELAVVISRRARDVPEASAMDFVGGYALALDMTARDLQSVAKSAGLPWTLAKAQDTFTPISAVVPKSAVPNPDDLELWLKVDDELRQKGPTSDMIFKVPFLISYISSIMTLMEGDVILTGTPEGVGPVRIGQKIKAGITGLIEAEFDVQRRSWTFSP; translated from the exons atggcggcggcggcgcagaggcTCCTCGCGGCGAGCACGAAGATCGTCGGGGTCGGGCGGAACTACGTCGCCCACGCCAAGGAGCTCGGCAACCCCGTCCCCAAG GAGCCGGTGCTGTTCCTCAAGCCGACCTCGTCGTTCCTCCACGCGGGCGTGGCCACCACCGCCGTCGAGGTGCCCGAGCCGCTCGAGTCGCTGCACCACGAggtcgagctcgccgtcgtcatctCACGGCGCGCGCGCGACGTGCCCGAGGCCTCCGCCATGGACTTCGTCGGAG GTTATGCTCTTGCTTTGGACATGACAGCAAGGGACCTTCAGTCTGTAGCTAAG TCTGCAGGTCTTCCTTGGACTTTGGCTAAAGCACAGGATACCTTTACTCCAATTAGTGCAGTG GTCCCAAAATCAGCTGTCCCTAATCCTGATGATCTAGAACTCTGGCTAAAG GTGGACGATGAACTTAGGCAGAAAGGGCCTACAAGTGATATGATATTCAAGGTTCCTTTTCTAATCAGTTATATCAGTTCGATCATGACGTTGATGGAGGGTGATGTGATATTAACCG GAACTCCTGAGGGTGTAGGCCCTGTCCGAATAGGGCAGAAGATCAAAGCTGGTATAACTGGTCTCATCGAGGCCGAGTTTGATGTTCAGAGGCGCAGTTGGACATTTTCTCCCTGA